The Pseudomonas sp. FP198 genomic interval CCTGCGCATCAAGCTTCCGGTATTGCGGGCCGATCTCGTGGCGCTGGGCATGGATGCAGCCGCTATCGAGGCGCTGCCCGTTTGCCAGCAACTGCCGCAGATCGACTCCCGCGCGGCCGCCCTCGGGGTTTCCTACGTGCTGGAAGGAGCGACCCTCGGCGGACAGATTCTGCGACGCAGGGTGGCGGAGCAGCTTGGCCTGGATGCCTCCAGTGGCGCTGCCTTTCTCAACGTGTACGGTGAACTCACCGGCCGCCGCTGGAAGGATTTCCTCCAATACCTGGACGACAGGAACCTTGGCGAACCCCAGACGCTCGAAGTCACACGCGCCGCCAAGGCGACGTTTACTCATTTTGAACACTGGCTGGACAGCCAAAAGGTACTGCTATGAACCCGGAAAACCAGGAAGCCTTCGAAGAACTGCTGGCTAATTGCGCAGACGAACCGATTCGCTTCCCCGGCGCCATCCAGCCTCATGGCGTGCTGCTGATGCTGTCCGAGCCCGACTTCCTGATCCGTCAGGTCAGCGCCAACGTATTGCAGCTTATGGGACAAGATCCCAACAGATTGCTGGACCAGACGCTTGATGCACTGGTGGGACTGGAGCAGGCGCAAGCCATCCTCATTGCCTGTCATGCAGCCCCGGGAAGCGACAACGCGCCCGTAGCCATTGTCGTGAACCAGCAGCGTTTTGACGCCTTGGTGCATCGTCATCAGGGCGCCCTGATCATCGAGCTGGAACAACACCTGAGCGACTATCGCCCCGAAGGCGTCAGCGGCGAGGCCAACCTAGGCCGCATGCTCCAGCGCCTGCAAAGCGCAAAAGACCTTCAAACGCTGTACGAAATCAGCGTGCGGGAAATCCAGGCCATGACCGGCTACGACCGCGTGCTGATCTATCGTTTTGAGGAAGAAGGCCACGGGCAGGTCATCGCCGAAGCCAGCGCGCCATCCATGGAGCTCTACAAGGGACTGTTTTTTCCTGCCTCGGATATTCCCGAACAGGCCCGTGAACTGTATCGCACCAACTGGTTGCGCATCATTCCCAACGCCGACTACACGCCGATACCCCTGGTGCCCGAGCTGCGTCCCGATACCCAGGCGCCGCTGGACCTGAGCTTTTCGACGCTGCGCAGCGTCTCGCCGATCCACCGTCAATACATGAAGAACATGGGCGTGCTGTCGTCGATGAGCATCTCGTTGATGAAAGGCGAGCAGCTGTGGGGCTTGATCAGTTGCGGCAATCGCCAGCCGCTGCTCGTGCCCCACGAAATGCGCATGGCCTGCCAGACCATCGGCCAGATCCTGTCACTGCAGATCAGCGCCATGGAAACCCTTGAACTGACTCGGCAACGGGACGCCAAGCTGGAGGATCTACAGGCGCTTGTCGCCGCCATGGCCGAATCCAGCGAGAACGTCTTCGATGGCCTGTGCCGCGAGCCACAACGTCTGATGGAGCTCACCGGGGCCAGTGGCGTTGCGATCTTCGAGGACAACAAACTGCATCGCCACGGTCAGTGCCCCGAACCGGAGCAAATCCGTGAATTGCACAAGTGGATATTGGCAACAGGTCAGCCGGTTTTTTCTCACCATAACCTGGGCAGCGTTTTCGCCCCAGCCAAGGTTTTTCAGGATGTAGCGAGCGGGGTGCTGGCGATTCATCTGCCCAAGCCTGTGGAAAACGGCGTGCTGTGGTTCCGTCCCGAAGTGAAGCAAACCATCAATTGGAGCGGCGACCCGCAAAAACCCCTCGACCTGGAAGACAGCGAGGCCGGATTACGCCTGCGGCCGCGCACCTCGTTTGAAATCTGGAAAGTCGAGATGGACGGTATCAGCGCCAAGTGGAGCTATGGCGACTTGTTCGCCGCCAACGACCTGCGCCGCTCGGCCCTGGAAAATGATCTGGCCCGCCAGGTGCGCAAGGAGCGCCAGGCGGTGCAAGCACGCGATGAACTGGTGGCGGTCGTGTCCCATGATTTGCGCAACCCGATGACGGTCATTTCCATGCTCTGCGGCATGATGCAAAAGGCCTTCAGCTCCGACGGCTCACACAGCTCGAAGCGAATTGCCTCGGCCATCGACACCATGCAACAAGCCGCCAGTCGGATGAATGCACTGCTGGAAGACCTGCTCGACACCTCGCGCATCGACGCCGGGCGCTACACCATCAACCCTCAGCCGATGGACGTTAGCCAGATATTCGAAGACGCGTGTTCGCTGCTCACGCCGCTGGCCTCCGCCAAGGCAATCGATATTTCTTTCCATGCCGAGCCCAACCTCAAGATCAATGCAGATCCCGAGCGGCTGTTCCAGGTGCTGTCCAACCTGATCGGCAATGCCATCAAATTCACGCCGCAGCAAGGGACCGTCGGCATCAGCGCGATGTCGGTGGGCGATGAGATCGTGTTCAGCGTCCGCGATACCGGTGAAGGCATTGCCCCCGAACAGTTGCCGCATGTTTTTGACCGCTACTGGACGACCAAGGAAGGCAACCCGAATGGCACCGGACTTGGGCTGTATATATCCAAAGGGATTGTCCAGGCTCATGGCGGTAAACTGCACGCCGAAAGCCAGCCAGGCCAGGGCAGCGAATTTCGCTTTACCGTGCCGAAAATCGACTGAGCCGGGCACCGCCCCCTAACGAATTGGAAACCGAAGCCCAATGGCCTCACTGAACAAACAGCAGAAACGCGCCAAGCGTGCCAAAGACAAAGCCAAGCAGATCCGCATGACCGGGCGAAAATCCATCCCGATGTATGGCGATCCGGCCCATGCCACCGCCCAGCCACCGGTCTACGTGCAGGAGTTGTTCGTCAAGCTGCGCGACGCCGAGGCTGTCAGCCGCAGCGAAATGCTCGACACATTGCTGGCAAACGTCAGCGAAATGATCATCGAGCGTCCGGGCCTGCTGGATCTGAAGAACGCCGAAAACGAGAGCATGGCCGCCACCAACCTGGCGGCCGACATGCTGGTGGACTACCGCATGTGGGTCGATGACATGGACCGCGAGGCGGCCCAGCGCTGGCTCAGCACGCCGGAGTTCATCAAGGACTTCAGCGAGGCGCTGGACCGTTATCGTCAGACGATGGAAGAGCCCGCCGGCGAATAAGCGGGCTGGCTACTCGCTGCTGTTCCAATGGAATACCAGCTTGCGCGCGGCTCCGCTGCCTAGGTCGGCGGTGTCGCGGCGCTCCTCCCCATTGCGCGTCGCCACCACGCTGTACTTGCCCGGCGGCAGTTGCACATACACCAGCGGGCCCGCATCGCTGAGCGTCAGTAATGTTTGTCCTGATGCGTTCAGCACATTCACGTCCACATCCGGAACGTATTTGTTCTCCGGGCCGATCGCAAAAGTCATGTGCAAGTTGTAACCCTGGGCCTGCCCGATGGCCCGGGCTTCGTCTTCGCCGATGCCGCCGGACAGATAAGTAATGCCGTTCTGCTGCATGGGTTGGATCTGGACGCCTGTGTTGTCGATGGGCGCGAGGTTGGTGGCGTTGAGGGCGATGGGGAATAGCAGGACGCCGAAGGCGGTGAAGGGCAATAGAAGATAGCGAATAAGCTTCATGGCGAGAACTCCAGGTTCTGAAACAACTTGCACGCTTCCTTTTGGAGCACGACCAAGCGTTTGGGTTTAGAACGATTGGAACTATCGATTAAAGACGGGAATAATTTCGCGCCGCGTATATCCCTTTGACATATCCCGTCGTTATCCTATTCTTTCAACTGAATCCAGCGGAGGACCCTACGTGGAACAAACTACCCTCTTCATGAGCAACCGCAGCCAAGCAGTTCGACTACCTAAAGCAGTGGCGATGCCAAGCGATGTAAAGCGCGTGGATGTGATTGCGGTAGGCAGAGCCCGCATCATCACGCCGGCCGGCGAAGCGTGGGATAGCTGGTTCGATGGCGATAGCGCGACAGCTGACTTTATGACAGAGCGTGAGCAACCTGCCGATCAGGAGCGCGAGTCGTTCTGATGATCAAATTCATGCTCGATACCAACATCTGTATTTTCACCATCAAGAACAAGCCCCAGGCAGTTAGAGAAGCATTCAATCTTCACCACGGACAGCTCTGCGTTAGCGCCGTCACACTGATGGAGCTGATCTACGGCGCGGAAAAATCATCTGCCCCAGAAAAAAATCTTGGGGTCATCGAAGGGTTTTGTGCCCGACTCGAGGTTTTACCTTTTGGTTTTGAAGCAGCAGCACATACCGGAATGATCCGGGCGGAGCTGGCAAAAATAGGCAGGCCAATCGGGCCTTACGACCAGATGATTGCCGGCCATGCCCGTTCCCTCGGCCTGATCGTAGTCACTAACAATCTGAAAGAATTCGAAAGAGTCCCCGGGCTACGCATCGAGGATTGGGCTACCCTGGCTCCACAGCCGTGAAACGAGTCTGCCTCAAGGCTCTCTGAATATCGGGACATATCGAGCCCGGCCTCGAATGACCCAATAGATTTTTAATCCATCAACGCTCATCCGGTAAACCCTTCCCACCCCCGCCCAAAGCTGGCACCATCGCGCCTTTTTTTACGCGACTCCCCAGCCAATTCGCTGACAGGCAGGTTCAAACAGCCGTTCGGTTGTTGACGGCGCGACAGTCTGCTGTGCCGATGCGACAACCTGTCGCAAGTCGCCGGTTTACCGCGCGTAGCGCTGTTGGCGGCCATCAGGACGCATGCTAGCTTGGCCGCCTCGCCAGGAAGGCTGCCGACAGCAAGGGAGCACATATCATGAGGAACGCACATGGCCCAGGCCACGCCCGCGCTTGAAATCCGCAACCTGCACAAACGCTACGGCCAGCTGGAGGTGCTCAAAGGCGTCTCGCTGACCGCCCGCGACGGCGACGTGATCTCGATCCTCGGCTCTTCCGGATCCGGCAAGTCTACGTTCCTGCGTTGTATCAACCTGCTGGAGAACCCCAACCAAGGCCAGATCCTGGTGGCTGGCGAAGAGCTTAAGCTCAAGGCGGCGAAAAACGGTGAACTGGTAGCGGCCGACGGCAAACAGATCAACCGCATACGCAGCGAGATCGGTTTTGTCTTTCAGAACTTCAACCTCTGGCCGCACATGAGCGTGCTCGACAACATCGTCGAGGCCCCGCGCCGGGTGCTTGGCCAGAGCAAGGCCGAAGCCGTCGAAGTCGCCGAAGCCTTGCTGGCCAAGGTCGGTATCGCCGACAAGCGCCACGCCTACCCGGCCGAACTGTCCGGCGGCCAACAGCAACGTGCTGCAATTGCCCGCACGCTGGCGATGCAGCCCAAGGTGATTCTGTTCGACGAACCCACCTCCGCCCTTGACCCGGAAATGGTCCAGGAAGTACTTAGTGTGATCCGCGCCCTGGCCGAAGAAGGCCGTACCATGCTGCTGGTTACCCACGAAATGGGGTTTGCCCGCCAGGTTTCCAGCGAAGTGGTATTTCTTCATCAGGGCCTGGTCGAAGAACAAGGAACGCCACAGCAGGTTTTCGAAAGCCCGCTTTCGGCGCGCTGCAAACAATTCATGTCCAGCAACCGCTAACGGAGCAGTACCTATGCAGACCTACAGGAAAATTCTCTTGGCCGCTGCGGCCAGCCTGGTCCTTTCGGCCAACGCCATGGCGGACGGCAAACTGAAAATGGGCATCGAAGCAGCCTACCCTCCGTTCAACAACAAGGACGCCAGCGGCCAGGTCGTGGGTTTCGACAAGGACATCGGCGACGCGCTGTGCGCCAAGATGAAAGTCGAGTGCGAAGTGGTCACTTCAGACTGGGACGGGATCATTCCGGCCTTGATGGCCAAGAAGTTCGATTTCCTGATTTCTTCGCTTTCGATCAATGAAGAGCGCAAGCAATCGGTGGATTTCACCGACCCGTACTACACCAACAAACTGCAATTCATCGCACCAAAAAACGTCGATTTCAAAATCGATAAAGAGTCTCTTCAGGGTAAGGTCATCGGGACACAGCGCTCCACGCTCGCCGGTACCTGGATGGAAGACAACATGGAAGGTGTCGAGCTGAAACTGTATGACACTCAAGACAACGCCTATCTGGACCTCACCTCCGGTCGTCTCGACGGAATCCTGGCAGACAAATACGCGAACTACGACTGGCTGAAAACCGAAGCTGGCCGGGCTTACGAATTCAAAGGTGACCCGGTGGTAGACGGCGACAAAATCGCTATCGCCGTGCGCAAGGGTGACGATGAATTGCGCAACAAGCTGAACGCCGCATTAAAAGAGATCGTTGCCGACGGCACCTATAAAAAGATCAACGACAAGTACTTCCCGTTCAGCATCTATTGATCCTGACGTGCCTGACCGGCGCCGCTGTTGTACGGCGCCGGTCCTTAGCAAAGCCTGCCGCGATATGAACACATACCCATGATGATCGATCTCTACGGATTCGGCCCGGCGCTTGCCGCCGGCGCGCTGATGACCGTCAAGCTGGCGCTCTGTGCCCTGTGCCTGGGTCTGGTGCTCGGCCTGCTCGGCGCCTTGGCCAAGACCTCGCCGCACAAGCCGCTGCAATGGCTGGGCGGCACCTATTCGACACTGGTGCGCGGCATCCCGGAATTGCTCTGGGTGCTGCTGATCTACTTCGGCACCGTCAACCTGATGCGCGCCTTGGGTGAATATTTCGGCAATCCCGACCTTGCCCTCAACGCCTTCGCCGCCGGCGTCATCGCACTCGGCTTGTGCTTTGGCGCCTACGCTACTGAAGTGTTTCGCGGCGCGATCCTGGCGATTCCCAAGGGCCACCGTGAAGCCGGCGTCGCTTTGGGCCTGTCGAAATGGCGGATCTTCATCAGGTTGATCCTGCCGCAAATGTGGCGCATCGCGCTGCCCGGCCTGGGCAACCTGTTCATGATCCTGATGAAGGACACCGCGCTGGTCTCGGTGATCGGCCTGGAAGAAATCATGCGACACGCGCAAATCGGCGTAACCGTTTCCAAACAGCCGTTCACCTTCTATATGGTCGCCGCGCTGATGTACCTGGGGCTGACAGTACTCGCCATGATCGGCATGCACCTGCTTGAACGACGCGCGGCCCGTGGCTTTGCCAGGAGCACCCAATGAACTGGGAAGTCATCATCAAGTGGCTGCCGAAACTGGCCCAGGGCGCGACGTTGACCCTGGAGCTGGTGGCTATCGCTGTGATTGCCGGCCTGTTGCTGGCAATACCGCTGGGCATCGCCCGCTCATCGCGTCTGTGGTACGTGCGGGCGTTGCCCTACGCCTACATCTTCTTTTTCCGCGGTACGCCGTTGCTGGTTCAGCTGTTCCTGGTCTATTACGGCCTGGCGCAGTTCGATGCCGTGCGCAGCAGCGCCTTGTGGCCCTATCTGCGGGACCCGTTCTGGTGTGCCACGGTCACCATGACCCTGCACACCGCCGCCTACATCGCCGAGATCCTGCGCGGCGCGATCCAGGCCATCCCCCGTGGCGAGATTGAAGCCGCGCGGGCCCTGGGCATGTCTCGCCCCAAGGCGCTGCTTTACATCATGCTGCCCCGCGCCGCGCGCATCGGCCTGCCGGCCTACAGCAACGAAGTGATCCTGATGCTCAAGGCCAGCGCCCTGGCGAGCACCGTGACCCTGCTGGAACTCACCGGCATGGCCCGAACGATCATTGCCCGGACCTACCTGCCGGTAGAAATCTTCTTCGCGGCCGGCATGTTCTACCTGGTGATGTCCTTCGTCCTGGTACAAGGCTTCAAGCAACTGGAACGCTGGTTGCGCGTCGATGCCTGCCAAGGGCGCTGAGAGCGAGGTGCTGACGGGCGAAGCATTGCTCGCCCGTTTCATGGCCCTGGATGCTTTTCTCACAGAGCACCAGGCACTATGGAAGCCCCGCCCCTTCACTCATCTGCAGCTACCTTGGGAAACTTCCCACCCCGAATTGGCCCAATGGCTACGCCAGCGTTCGCTGCAAGCGGCGGAAAACGACCATCACCAGCCGTGGTTGATTGAAGACGCGCCCGCGCCGTTTGCGCAATGGGCCGCTACCGCCCGCGCATTGAGCGCTGTCGCCGAGCTGCCCGCCAGCCCGCTGAGAGCGTCAACTCATCGCCTCAACGTCGACGTACCCGGGCGCAAATGGCAGCAGATCGAGGCCTTCGCCAGCCGCCTGAACTTCACCACCAAACCGACCCACTGGCTCGACTGGTGCGCCGGGAAAGGCCACCTGGGTCGACGGTTATTGCACGACGATCAGCACCTGACCTGCCTGGAATACGACCCCATGCTGGTCGCCGCCGGCCAGCAACTGAGCCAGCGCCACAACCTGCCCGCCGTGCACCTGCAGCAAGACGTGATGGCGACGGACGCGGCCCAGGCGGTCCAACCGAAACACACCCCGGTAGCCCTCCACGCCTGCGGCGACCTGCATGTGCGGCTCATGCACCTGGCGAGTATCGCCGGCTGCGCACAAATGGCTATCGCGCCGTGCTGCTACAACCGCATCAGCACGGCGCAGTATCAACCGCTGTCCGATGCGGCCAGCCAATCCCGCCTGCAACTGTCGCTGGACGACCTTGGCCTGCCACTGAGCGAAACCGTCACCGCCGGCGCGCGCGTCCGACGGCAACGGGACAAATCCATGGCCCGGCGCCTGGCCTTCGACCTGCTGCAAAGGCAAATCCGCCACAGCGACGACTACCTGCCCACACCGTCATTACCCAGCGCCTGGCTGGAAAAACCGTTCGCCCAATACTGCACCGAGCTGGCGGCCCTGAAGAATTTACCCATAGTCGGTTCCCCCGATTGGGAGCAATTGGAGGCTGCGGGTTATAAACGCCTGGCCGAGGTGCGCAACCTGGAACTGGTGCGAGGCCTTTTCCGACGGCCGTTGGAGCTTTGGCTGGCGCTGGACCGGGCACTTTTCCTCTGCCAGAGCGGTTATCACGTACGCCTCGGTATCTTCTGCGAAGCACCTCTTACGCCACGAAATCTGTTGCTCTTGGCAGAGCGTCGTCCCCGCCGTACAGCCTGTGGATAAGTCTGTTGATGAAATAAGCCTGGATCTAAGTAGGTCCTGATTTTTTGAGTATTTGTAAGCTGGTCATTTTTTGTTCACATGGATAAAAAACCATGAAAACAGGGATTTGCGATCAAACGAGAAAAGTGTCACAAAAAGGAAAGATTCCGTTCGGCGCTTCCTTCCCATTGTGCATAAGCGCCAAAACAAACCGACATAACGGTTGGTTTTAACGCCTTCAGGGCAGCATTTTCGCTGGCCGTGCGTCGATTGATGCCCGCACGCAAGCTCCGCCGCCCCGCCGAGCCACGGCTTGCGTAAAAATAGTCAGAATTCAGGGGTTTACAGAACCCGCCCAATCGCTATAATCGTCGCCCACACGCCGGTATAGCTCAGTTGGTAGAGCAACTGACTTGTAATCAGTAGGTCCCGGGTTCGACTCCTGGTGCCGGCACCACATTAGGCTCCATTGCATTCCACTGAATGCTCTGGAAGCCCCGAAAACCCGCCCTTTGGCGGGTTTTTTCGTTCCAGCACCCTCTGTCGGAATCCAACAAAATCCCCCTTCCCCGAGGGTATGTTAGGGGTACTGCGATTTCCCGGTCAGGAGCGCGTACCCCTATGCCACGTCTAGCGATCCCCCTCAGCGACCTGCAATGCCGCACGGCCAAAACCCGCGAACGCGCCTACAAACTGTTCGATGGCGGCGGCATGTACCTTTTCGTCAAACCCAATGGCGTGAAGACCTGGCGCTTGAAGTACACCAAGCCCAGCGGCAAGGAAGGCACGCTCATCATCGGCAATTACCCCATCGTTACCCTTTCCGTCGCACGACGTAAGCGAGACGAAGCCAAGGCGTTGCTGCTAGACAACCTCGACCCAATGGAAGAAAAGAAGAAGGCCAAGATCGTAGCCCAGCGGGCGGCACTGCTTTTCGAAACCGTTGCCCTGGAGTGGCACGCCGATATGTCCCGCCGCTGGACCGAAGGCCATGCAAAAACCGTAATGAGCCGACTGCGCACCCACGTCTTCCCGCTGATCGGCCAACGCCCCATCGCTGAACTCGATACCCACGACCTGCTAGAGATCACTCAGCGCATCAAGGAACGCGGCACCATGGATGTGGCGTTAAGGGTACAGAACTACTTATCCACGATCATGCGCGGGGCCAAAAGGGCTCGGCAGATCACCATGAATCCTGCACTGGATCTGGCAGGCTCGATTCACGCGCCGCGCACAGTCCATCGCCCCGCCCTATCCCTCAACCGCCTACCCGAACTGCTACAACGCATCGACAACTACAAAGGTCGCGAGCTGACGCGCCTTGCCGTCCTGTTGACGTTGCATGTATTCGTCCGCTCCAGCGAACTACGCTTCGCTCGATGGAGTGAGTTCGACCTTCAACGCGCCATGTGGGAAATCCCAGATACGCGCGCACCGATTGAAGGGGTACGCAACTCCACACGCGGGACCAAAATGAACGGCGACATTCAAATGGTTCCGCTATCGCCGCAGGTCATCGAAATACTGGAGCGCCTGCGCAGCCTCAGTCGCTTTTCAGAGTTGGTGCTACCGGGCGACCACAAGTACTGGAAGCCCATGTCCGAGAATACGGTGAACACCATGCTCCGCAACGTCGGCTATGACACCAGCAAGGACGTGTGCGGCCACGGCTTCAGGACCATGGCCTGTAGCGCCCTGCTTGAGTCCGGGTTATGGACCGACGCAGCCATCGAAAGACAAATGAGCCACAAGGAACGCAACCGCGTGCGCGCCGCTTATATCCACAAGGCCGAATTCCTTGAACAGCGCAGGCTGATCATGGCGTGGTGGAGCAACTACATCGACGCCAACCGCCATGAGCATGTGACACCCCACGAATTCGCTCACCCAGTCGGCAACAACATCACCGCCCTACAAAATAGCCGTGGCGCATCCAAACGCGGGTAAGCCAATGAGATCACCGCAGTCCGCCCTTCCACGCGGGTCCATCCAAGCGGGGCTGCAAAGCCGCCCTGCTTGGATGGACCTCACTTAAAAAATCTAAAGCCCACGCAACTGTCTGTGGAAAACCACTGATTTCCACCGGGTGGATAATTTCATCCACAGCCGCAGAACTTCCGAAAATTCGAGCCTTGACCCAAATTATCCACAGGCGTAGAAAAGATCGGGCAAGTGCTGTCGTTGACAGCAACCCAAGTAGCCAGAACCTTTAAGGCTACGCCACACCGTGGTGGTTCTCCCAAAGTGCGACTAGCGTCCGGTGGCTCGCACGGTCACTCACCGAGTGATGGATGCCTACTTCAGATCATTGCCATTGCGGCAAATACATCCCCCTACCTAGCTGCCCTGCAGCAACCTATCCGCTTGGCCATTTCACTGCGCCAATCTGCGCCCGTCTCTTTCTTCCGGAAAGAGACGGGCGCTCCTACCACTGCTGCAGCCCACCTCGTACAAGGCATTGCGGCATTTCCCCTCGTGACAATCGGCGTGACAAACATCGAAGTCACCAGCAACAGCGATGCAGATGATGGTGCCGCAGTCCAAGGAATGGACTGCACCTGAGTGACAGTCAGGCACGCCCCGGTCATCGCCTCACTGCCTTCACCCGACTCAGGATCTCGCGGCGCTGGTCTCGTCAGCCAGTGCGGCCTCCACCCGCCCACGTCTTTGGAAGTGTTCAGGAGGCCAGATCATGAGATGCCCAAGCTCCCGGTCGTAAGGAGTCGTCAGTTCCGCGTTAGTGGACAACCCTCACAGGTCGCAGGGGCCTTGATCCCTGATAACACTCAGCATTTCTTGGCGGGATGACGTGGGGAAAGTTTCAAAGGTTTGGCTTCAGAGGAGTTCGATCGTGGCGCTGGTAGGTAAACGTGGCGGGCGCAATTTTGGCTATGGCCGGCAACTGAGCTATGCCGGACCACAGGCATTGAAAGATCTGTTTGGCAGCGGTCATTACGGGACGGTCAAGGCGCACAGTGATCGCTGGCAGGCGTTTGTACGCTGGTGTCGGTCGGAGGATGGACCTGGGTTTAACGATGCGCGGCAGATTGATCGGCAGACCTTGCTGGACTACGCCGGGCATCTGCGCCAACAAGTTGAACAAGGTGAGCTGGCCATCGCCACTGCGCAAAACCGGTTATCCAGTGTGAATCGGACCATGGCCGCGCTTCGCGGTGATCCGTATGTGAAAGTGCCGAGCCCGAGTAAGGCGTTGGGAATGCGGCGCACCACTGTTCGTCGTTCAGTGCCGCAAGGCCAAGACCGCGAACAGGTGAAGCGGATCGTAGAGGTACTTTGCGAAAACCAGCAGCCGCGCGTCGCGGCCATCGCTCAGTTAGCGCGAGCCACCGGTATGCGCTTGCGCGAGGCGATTTTGGCCAACCTTCCCCGTCTAAAACGTGAAGCCAAGCAATTCGGAAAGATCAACATCCAGGACGGCACCAAAGGTGGCCGTTCAGGCGAGTCAGCACCTCGTTGGATTACGGTAGATGATCATATTCGTGACGCACTGAGGTTTGCCGAAAAGATCTTGCCCGACGATAGCCGCAACCTGCTTGCACAGAACGAACGCTACCTCGATTTCTTGCAGGGAATCGTCCGCCCCGCACGGGACATCCTCCATCAGCACAACTTCAAAGGCTTCCACGAATTGCGGGCAGCCTACGCGTGCGAACGCTATGAGCAAATCACTCGACATCTTGCGCCCATCTACGGCGGCAACTGCTACCAGCTCGACCGACGCCTTGATCAGGAGGCCCGAGCGCAAGTCAGCTATGAGCTGGGGCACGGCCGTATCGACGTGGTTTCGGCTTACATTGGTGGTAGAGCATGAACATGGCATTCGATATGGAGCTGTTCCTGTCAGGCGTCCTGACCGGGTCGCATACCACACGCCAACGCCACCTTCGTCAGGCAAAGACTATCCAAGCAGCAATCGCTGATCGCTGGCAACGCGACAATCCATGGACTTGGCAGAGAAAACACCTTGCGTGGTTTTTGAATCGCCACCTAAACCAGCACACTGAATCGACGCGCTATTACTATTTGCTGACCATGCAATTACTCACTCATAGCTTAGGAAAAACCTGGCAGTTCAACCGCTAGACGAAGGTCAGAAAACGGTCGGTTCTGTTGAAAACAGTCGGCCATGGTTTCCACGGCAGAAAAGTACGCGCTTGAGATTGAATCTTTTCTTTTAGCAGAGGATTCCGGGCTCGGATTTCGCGTAGCTGCGCGCAAAAAAGGCGTTTTCAGCAGTCAGTACGCGAGTAGCTTAGAAGGACCGACTTTTTCAACAGAATCGGCCATACGGACGTTCGCCTTTAACCACTCCTACTGTCCCTGCGTATCTTTCGATCAAGGCAAAAGTGTGGAGTGGTAGGTCCGTTCGCGACCTTTGTGAGTATTTGGCCGTATGCCAAGTACTCCCTGAACGTCCACTCGCTGGGATGACCAACAGTCTTGCTTCGTAGATAGGTA includes:
- a CDS encoding biliverdin-producing heme oxygenase: MSPAATHPSLIQALRTETAELHVALEKRLPFFSERLDLALYRRLMAAYYGFYQPLEQRLQVLALIPSGLDQSLRIKLPVLRADLVALGMDAAAIEALPVCQQLPQIDSRAAALGVSYVLEGATLGGQILRRRVAEQLGLDASSGAAFLNVYGELTGRRWKDFLQYLDDRNLGEPQTLEVTRAAKATFTHFEHWLDSQKVLL
- a CDS encoding ATP-binding protein; this encodes MNPENQEAFEELLANCADEPIRFPGAIQPHGVLLMLSEPDFLIRQVSANVLQLMGQDPNRLLDQTLDALVGLEQAQAILIACHAAPGSDNAPVAIVVNQQRFDALVHRHQGALIIELEQHLSDYRPEGVSGEANLGRMLQRLQSAKDLQTLYEISVREIQAMTGYDRVLIYRFEEEGHGQVIAEASAPSMELYKGLFFPASDIPEQARELYRTNWLRIIPNADYTPIPLVPELRPDTQAPLDLSFSTLRSVSPIHRQYMKNMGVLSSMSISLMKGEQLWGLISCGNRQPLLVPHEMRMACQTIGQILSLQISAMETLELTRQRDAKLEDLQALVAAMAESSENVFDGLCREPQRLMELTGASGVAIFEDNKLHRHGQCPEPEQIRELHKWILATGQPVFSHHNLGSVFAPAKVFQDVASGVLAIHLPKPVENGVLWFRPEVKQTINWSGDPQKPLDLEDSEAGLRLRPRTSFEIWKVEMDGISAKWSYGDLFAANDLRRSALENDLARQVRKERQAVQARDELVAVVSHDLRNPMTVISMLCGMMQKAFSSDGSHSSKRIASAIDTMQQAASRMNALLEDLLDTSRIDAGRYTINPQPMDVSQIFEDACSLLTPLASAKAIDISFHAEPNLKINADPERLFQVLSNLIGNAIKFTPQQGTVGISAMSVGDEIVFSVRDTGEGIAPEQLPHVFDRYWTTKEGNPNGTGLGLYISKGIVQAHGGKLHAESQPGQGSEFRFTVPKID
- a CDS encoding carboxypeptidase regulatory-like domain-containing protein codes for the protein MKLIRYLLLPFTAFGVLLFPIALNATNLAPIDNTGVQIQPMQQNGITYLSGGIGEDEARAIGQAQGYNLHMTFAIGPENKYVPDVDVNVLNASGQTLLTLSDAGPLVYVQLPPGKYSVVATRNGEERRDTADLGSGAARKLVFHWNSSE
- the vapB gene encoding type II toxin-antitoxin system VapB family antitoxin, translating into MSNRSQAVRLPKAVAMPSDVKRVDVIAVGRARIITPAGEAWDSWFDGDSATADFMTEREQPADQERESF
- the vapC gene encoding tRNA(fMet)-specific endonuclease VapC, translated to MIKFMLDTNICIFTIKNKPQAVREAFNLHHGQLCVSAVTLMELIYGAEKSSAPEKNLGVIEGFCARLEVLPFGFEAAAHTGMIRAELAKIGRPIGPYDQMIAGHARSLGLIVVTNNLKEFERVPGLRIEDWATLAPQP
- a CDS encoding ABC transporter ATP-binding protein — encoded protein: MAQATPALEIRNLHKRYGQLEVLKGVSLTARDGDVISILGSSGSGKSTFLRCINLLENPNQGQILVAGEELKLKAAKNGELVAADGKQINRIRSEIGFVFQNFNLWPHMSVLDNIVEAPRRVLGQSKAEAVEVAEALLAKVGIADKRHAYPAELSGGQQQRAAIARTLAMQPKVILFDEPTSALDPEMVQEVLSVIRALAEEGRTMLLVTHEMGFARQVSSEVVFLHQGLVEEQGTPQQVFESPLSARCKQFMSSNR
- a CDS encoding ABC transporter substrate-binding protein, producing MQTYRKILLAAAASLVLSANAMADGKLKMGIEAAYPPFNNKDASGQVVGFDKDIGDALCAKMKVECEVVTSDWDGIIPALMAKKFDFLISSLSINEERKQSVDFTDPYYTNKLQFIAPKNVDFKIDKESLQGKVIGTQRSTLAGTWMEDNMEGVELKLYDTQDNAYLDLTSGRLDGILADKYANYDWLKTEAGRAYEFKGDPVVDGDKIAIAVRKGDDELRNKLNAALKEIVADGTYKKINDKYFPFSIY
- a CDS encoding ABC transporter permease; this encodes MMIDLYGFGPALAAGALMTVKLALCALCLGLVLGLLGALAKTSPHKPLQWLGGTYSTLVRGIPELLWVLLIYFGTVNLMRALGEYFGNPDLALNAFAAGVIALGLCFGAYATEVFRGAILAIPKGHREAGVALGLSKWRIFIRLILPQMWRIALPGLGNLFMILMKDTALVSVIGLEEIMRHAQIGVTVSKQPFTFYMVAALMYLGLTVLAMIGMHLLERRAARGFARSTQ